A stretch of DNA from Fimbriimonadaceae bacterium:
GATTGGCATCGGACGTCCGGAGGTCGAGGGCTGCCAATAGGCCACGCACCACCTCGCCAGCGGAGTCCTCCGAATGGATCGTTTGACCGCTTCCGCTCTCCATGATCGCTCTTGAGAAGAGCCCCCGAGCACTCTTTGCGGCCATCAGCGCCGCGACATCCTTCGCGCCCGCAGATTGTCCTGCAATCGTCACCTGGGATGGATCGCCTCCGAAAGCCTCGGCGTTCTCGCGAATCCACCGGAGCGCCGCTTCAAGATCCCGGATGCCGTTGTCACCGGTACCGACGTAGGGTTCGCCGAGAACGTCGCCAAGTTCAAGGAACCCGAACGCGCCCAGGCGGTAGGCGACCAGCACGACGACGATTCCTTCGCGGGCAAAGAGCCCACCATTGTCTCCCGCGGCTCCGCCTTCGTTGCCGCCTCCGTGGATCCACATAAGCACGGGAAACGGCCCAGGGCCGCTGGGAGCCCAAACGTTGAGGTAGAGGCAGTCCTCGGATCCGTTCGCGCCGGGCTGCATGGCGGGCAGCGCCTTTTGGAAAGCGTCGCGAACGCCGGTCCAGGGCTGGGGTGGAAGGGGAGGCCGGAAGCGGTTCCTGCCCGTCGGGGGCAACGCGAAGGGGACTTTCCGAAACACCCGCAGGCCGTCCTCCACCGTGCCCCGCAGGTCCCCCTGGCGAGTCGTCACCGTCGGACCCTGAGCGTCGAACAGCCTCCCGGGAGCCAAGGCGACTCCAAGCGAGAGGCTCAGGAAGGTCCGCCGATCCATCGCCACACCACAAGGCTACCCTTGCCACCTTGCCACCGTTGCCGGCACCACCCACGCGTCAATGGCGTTCACGTTAGAAAGACCCTACTGACCTTGCGCAAGCCCACCAGGCTGGCCGACCTGGAAGGTTGGACCCAAACAGTGGGCCTATCCAGTCGGACCCGTTGGTAACGCGGCGGCCTGCGGTACGGGGTAGACCGCCACAGTGCCCTCCCAGAACGCGACGGCAACGCGCTTGCCGTCAGGCGAAAAAGACAGGAAGCGTACGGGGTACTCCGAGCCCCCCTCTCGTCCCCCCCAGCGCTCGAGTACTTTGCCCGCCGGCATCGCGTACAGCTGGACGTAGTTCGTGTGGTGTCCGGTCACCAGCAGTCGCCCATCGGGCGAGAACTCCGCCGCGACGACCTGCCAGATCACGAGCACCACGATCATGCCGCCGTCAGAGCCGTCATCCAATTTGCAAACTAGTTCTATACTAGTTAGATGAACACAGTTGGGATCTTCGAGGCGAAGACGCATCTTTCGGACCTGCTCAAGCGGGTGGAGGCCGGGGCTCATATCACGATCACGCGCCACGGTGCGCCGATCGCGCTACTCGTTCCCATCGGGGAGCCGGCAGGGGGACCGGGCGTGGAAGAGGCCATCGCCGCGATAAGAATTCTCCGCGCACAGCATTCCGGGAGCGGCGTCGCCGCTGAGGAGATCCGCTCTTGGATCGAAGAGGGCCGAGAGTGAGGACGTTCGTGTTGGACGCCTCGGTCGCGCTGACTTGGCTCCTTGGTGACGGGTCGGACCCCATCGCCGAGCGCGTGCTGGATCGGCTCAAGGACCGTTCGGCGCTTGTACCTGCCATCTGGGAGCTGGAGGTGGCGAACGGACTCGTCGTTGCGGAGCGAACGAAGCGAAGCACACTCGCGCGGTCCACCCGCTTCCTCGAACTTCTCGCAGCCCTGCCGATCGAGACCGACGCGGCGGCCCGCGGCGCTGCCCTGCTGCCGATCGCCCGCAAGGCGAACGTCAGCGTCTACGACGCCGGCTACCTAGAGCTTGCGATGCGCACGGGCGCGCCCCTCGCCACGATAGATCGCCGCCTGAAAGCGGCGGCGGAGACGTTGGGAGTCGCTTCCCTCTGACGCCGAACCAGGTCACTTGCTGCCTAACTGTTCTGCCGATCAGCGACGTTTGAAGAGTTGCTTTGGAACCTCGCCGGACGACGGGACGAAGCGGTGATGCGAGCCGTCTGGCGATTCGATGTACACGGAACCACAGGCGTAGCACTGCCACACGCACAGCATCGTGTACTCGCGCCACGCCATGCAGGCCCGGTCCTTGTCTTGAGGTGTGGGTCCGGACCTCTCAATCGCGTCGTCGACCTTGCCGGAGAACTCGTCGTACTCCTGATCCGGGATGAAGTACGCCCGGTACGACAGATTGTCCGTCGCTGAAATCAACCGGCCTTCGCCGCAGTCGCATGTTATGTCCAAGTTCCGCATGGATCTTAAGATGACGCACTACGTTGCCGATATGCGGCGCGCGCAACATCGAAAGCCACACAATCCGAACGGTTTCGCTTCGGGCAGGCGCCCGACAAATCCGATTCGGCCCGTGATCGCCATCTTCAATTTCCAAACCTCCTGCCAAGGCCACCCGGGGTCGCCAACCCTCGATGGCCGTCCTATCACGGCCTTCGTGGAGCGACCCGAACTCTCATTTCGGAATGCAATTCTCCCGATGACGCCCAAGGGGCGGGAAACGGCAGTGGTAGCATGGCGGGCATGCCTCTCAAAGCCGCCCTCAAGGAGCAGGTTCACGCTGCCATCGCGATGCTCGTGGACTGCGTCGAGAAGTGCCCCGAGGATCTCTGGGTCTCGCCTTCGCGCAAGGACGTCGAGCCGGACGATCCCAGGCACTTCTGCATCCGCAACTTCTGGCGCATCGCGTTCCACGGCATCTACTTCACCCACCTCTACATGCTGCAGAGCGTCGAGTTGTTCCAGCGGCCCAAAGGGCTGGCGGTCGGCGACCGCGACGAGTTCGCCCCCTTGTGGAACCTGGACCGCGATCCCTTCGACCTGCCCGAAGAGTGCGAGCCACCCACCAGGCAGGAGATGCTCGACTACATCGCCCATGTCGACGCCCTGGTCGACCCGACGGTGGACGGTCTGGATCTCGAATCCCCCGAGTCGGGCGTGCCCTGGTACAAGAACTTCCCCAAGCTGAACCACGAACTCCTGACCCTTAGGCATCTCCAAGGCCATGTGGGCCAGCTCTCGGAGTTGCTGATGGCGCGGCAGATCGACACGAACTGGGTGAGCCGGGTCAAGAAACCTTAGGCCGGGCATGAGCAAGGTAGCTCAAACGCCCGCAAACCATCACAAACGGAAGCACTCCTCCGCCGGCCGGAGAACCCGGTCCATCCACAAC
This window harbors:
- a CDS encoding type II toxin-antitoxin system prevent-host-death family antitoxin, translated to MNTVGIFEAKTHLSDLLKRVEAGAHITITRHGAPIALLVPIGEPAGGPGVEEAIAAIRILRAQHSGSGVAAEEIRSWIEEGRE
- a CDS encoding type II toxin-antitoxin system VapC family toxin gives rise to the protein MRTFVLDASVALTWLLGDGSDPIAERVLDRLKDRSALVPAIWELEVANGLVVAERTKRSTLARSTRFLELLAALPIETDAAARGAALLPIARKANVSVYDAGYLELAMRTGAPLATIDRRLKAAAETLGVASL